From a single Deltaproteobacteria bacterium genomic region:
- a CDS encoding type II toxin-antitoxin system VapC family toxin, which produces MNLVIDASVVIKVYIPEILSDKSEEVMSRVADGELMLWAPDLLYPETGNILWRKQRLHELTPAEVEEIVDAITYLPIRIEQSRPVMPLAVSIAMHSGITVYDAMYVAVARIYETRMITADRKLVDALEKTEFKQYVQWLGAGIG; this is translated from the coding sequence GTGAATCTGGTAATTGACGCGAGTGTGGTTATCAAGGTCTATATACCGGAAATCCTTTCGGACAAGTCGGAGGAAGTTATGTCCCGGGTGGCAGACGGCGAACTTATGCTGTGGGCCCCGGATCTGCTCTATCCCGAGACAGGAAACATCCTCTGGAGAAAACAGCGCCTGCATGAATTGACACCTGCTGAGGTCGAGGAGATTGTTGACGCCATCACGTATTTGCCCATAAGGATCGAGCAATCCAGGCCGGTTATGCCCCTGGCTGTTTCCATTGCCATGCACAGCGGGATAACGGTTTACGATGCTATGTACGTGGCGGTTGCCAGGATTTACGAGACCAGAATGATCACTGCCGACAGAAAGCTTGTGGATGCGCTGGAAAAAACGGAATTTAAACAGTATGTGCAGTGGTTGGGTGCGGGGATTGGTTGA
- a CDS encoding type II toxin-antitoxin system RelE/ParE family toxin produces MIRSFRCSETEKNFRRDFSRKFPGDIQERAFMKLNAIDAAIEIQDLRFPPSNRLDVLKGNRKGQWSIRINNQWRICF; encoded by the coding sequence ATGATTCGATCTTTTCGGTGTAGCGAAACAGAGAAGAATTTTCGTCGGGATTTTTCTCGTAAATTCCCTGGCGATATTCAAGAACGGGCTTTCATGAAACTGAACGCCATTGATGCGGCCATTGAGATTCAGGATTTACGGTTTCCGCCCTCAAATCGGCTGGATGTTTTAAAAGGGAATCGTAAAGGACAATGGAGTATCCGCATTAACAATCAATGGCGAATCTGTTTT
- a CDS encoding Arc family DNA-binding protein yields the protein MANVLIRDIPDEVVKELKQRAKSHNRSLQQELIDIIVKIASQPYGDIAQRAAEIRLKLAGERRTFTDSAELLREDRSR from the coding sequence ATGGCAAATGTATTAATCCGTGATATCCCCGATGAAGTTGTCAAAGAGCTGAAGCAGAGGGCCAAATCCCACAACCGTTCCCTTCAGCAGGAACTCATTGATATTATTGTGAAAATAGCCAGCCAGCCCTATGGGGACATTGCGCAACGGGCGGCTGAGATAAGGTTGAAGCTCGCCGGAGAGCGCCGGACATTTACCGACAGCGCTGAATTGTTGCGAGAGGACCGGTCCAGGTGA